AACAAGACCTGCCCAAACATCTTTGCGTCATACTCAATTGATGCAATACCTATGGCATCATGAATTTCAACTCTTTCTAAAGGCTCGCAACGAAATATCCTCAAGTGCCTCAGCCTGAGAAACCGACATCCACTAGATAATTTTAAACGAAATGGACAACGGCATTCGCTTATACTAAACCATTCTAAAGATGGGCAACTAGACAAAATGTTATCCACATCCTCTTGATTTAAACTTGTCTTTTTCAATGCGAGGGATGAAAGGGAGTTCAAGCCATTGTAATTTTCTGGAATACTCAGGCTgcaaaaattcaaagacaaatgTTTTATCTTAGGCCGTTTCCCTGCTAGAGCAAATAGCCAATATGGAAATTTATAGAGCTCATGATACAAGTCTGACAAATGATCGTCTAACAGGTTGATGTCAAACTTTTGAACTTGCATATCAATTGCAAATTGAATCCATCGATCAACGTCGCAACCATGATCACTACCCAACGGATACTCAACCTTGAAAGAATCTACGTTTTTGCCGACATAGAGTTCTAGAATATGATTGGCCCATCTAACAAATCTTCCCTTTTGCTTCTGTTTCCACAGAGTAGGCTGCCTTTTGAAATGGTCCAAGTATAAAAAATGTCCAAGCATGTTTTTGGCATCTAGGTCAAGATTAGAAGAGGTCCTCCAAATGTATCTCCATCTTTTTGAAAGGATACTAGTAGTGGCAGCCTCCCTCAATGAGTTTAATGATATTATAGAAGAAAGAATATCCACCGGCAATCTACCAGTCAGATCGGCCTCTGGGTCATTGTCAATCTGTGTGCacacaaaataacataaacaagaTTCCAAAGTAAAGGTACGTCTTTGTTATTAATAAAgccaaaaaagaacaaacaatttAGAGTGTTTAATATAATGTGGATTGCATAGAAATATatcaaaaacttaaacttacaCCAAGCAACGTCTTGGCCTGAGATTCACATGAGAAATTATAACTTTCAGCATGCTcgcataaaaataatttttattatctttaGATATTCCACTCAAAatgttttattataaatcaaGTGAGCTGAGCTGGTGGGGATATAATCAAGGTACTCATATCTATTGAGCAATGCAATATTAATCTTTATTAttgtgaagaagaaatgaatttGAAGTGGAGGAGATTACCTGCATTTAGATTGTGAAGAAATGAATGAGCCCAACTTCCTTTCATCATTCTTATAGTCCAGAATCCAGATATAACTAAGCTGCATGCTTCAACAACTAGGGTTTCTTGTTTTTACTTGCATAAATCTCCTATGGTGTTCTAAAATCTCTACAAAACAGTAACAATACAATCATCCTTATCATTATTCAGAAATAAATCATCATGTAAACTGCA
This DNA window, taken from Alnus glutinosa chromosome 5, dhAlnGlut1.1, whole genome shotgun sequence, encodes the following:
- the LOC133868429 gene encoding F-box/FBD/LRR-repeat protein At1g16930-like isoform X1; protein product: MQIDNDPEADLTGRLPVDILSSIISLNSLREAATTSILSKRWRYIWRTSSNLDLDAKNMLGHFLYLDHFKRQPTLWKQKQKGRFVRWANHILELYVGKNVDSFKVEYPLGSDHGCDVDRWIQFAIDMQVQKFDINLLDDHLSDLYHELYKFPYWLFALAGKRPKIKHLSLNFCSLSIPENYNGLNSLSSLALKKTSLNQEDVDNILSSCPSLEWFSISECRCPFRLKLSSGCRFLRLRHLRIFRCEPLERVEIHDAIGIASIEYDAKMFGQVLLKNIAEPVRLCVTLQSNRRTLQSDRRTLQPDPRTQITYVLSTLAKDFPLVETLLVSTPFVQVDLIPKPLTTFTRLKQLKLLGVRFRKILLDLTSAFLEAAPSLVELEMDLHLPCSEEERIKRQKIIEGADYREHKKIPLKEYCQHQRLKKVELRGFYACPIEFDLAVLLLKNAILLEKMRIVLEITPYLGDGECCVMEISKTKIERERILKILGPEVPSTVNLVLE
- the LOC133868429 gene encoding F-box/FBD/LRR-repeat protein At1g16930-like isoform X2, which gives rise to MQIDNDPEADLTGRLPVDILSSIISLNSLREAATTSILSKRWRYIWRTSSNLDLDAKNMLGHFLYLDHFKRQPTLWKQKQKGRFVRWANHILELYVGKNVDSFKVEYPLGSDHGCDVDRWIQFAIDMQVQKFDINLLDDHLSDLYHELYKFPYWLFALAGKRPKIKHLSLNFCSLSIPENYNGLNSLSSLALKKTSLNQEDVDNILSSCPSLEWFSISECRCPFRLKLSSGCRFLRLRHLRIFRCEPLERVEIHDAIGIASIEYDAKMFGQVLLKNIAEPVRLCVTLQSNRRTLQSDRRTLQPDPRTQITYVLSTLAKDFPLVETLLVSTPFVQVDLIPKPLTTFTRLKQLKLLGVRFRKILLDLTSAFLEAAPSLVELEMDVCSLMLLIVMICGRLWWREKISFSELEQDLYAFVCRWVRSSQSHPVQSSAPG
- the LOC133868429 gene encoding F-box/FBD/LRR-repeat protein At1g16930-like isoform X3; translated protein: MQIDNDPEADLTGRLPVDILSSIISLNSLREAATTSILSKRWRYIWRTSSNLDLDAKNMLGHFLYLDHFKRQPTLWKQKQKGRFVRWANHILELYVGKNVDSFKVEYPLGSDHGCDVDRWIQFAIDMQVQKFDINLLDDHLSDLYHELYKFPYWLFALAGKRPKIKHLSLNFCSLSIPENYNGLNSLSSLALKKTSLNQEDVDNILSSCPSLEWFSISECRCPFRLKLSSGCRFLRLRHLRIFRCEPLERVEIHDAIGIASIEYDAKMFGQVLLKNIAEPVRLCVTLQSNRRTLQSDRRTLQPDPRTQITYVLSTLAKDFPLVETLLVSTPFVQVDLIPKPLTTFTRLKQLKLLGVRFRKILLDLTSAFLEAAPSLVELEMDLDASDCNDLWTPLVARKNFI